In the Bacteroidota bacterium genome, one interval contains:
- a CDS encoding acyl-CoA thioesterase, with protein sequence MSKQRPKRVSASKIEMTELVLPNDTNVLGNLRGGTLMHWMDICAALAAAKHSGRICVTASVDEINFLGPVKLGQVVHLRASVNRAFTTSMEVGVRVEVEDIHTGHHRHVNTGYLTFVAIDEIGHPVPVPEVVPVSAEEKARYNAASVRRHDRLARRRHIAEEEAKLAKAAAKKRSK encoded by the coding sequence ATGAGCAAGCAACGACCGAAACGCGTCAGCGCATCGAAGATCGAGATGACCGAACTCGTCCTGCCGAACGATACTAACGTCCTCGGCAACCTCCGAGGCGGTACGCTCATGCACTGGATGGATATTTGCGCAGCGCTTGCCGCAGCAAAGCACTCGGGACGCATCTGCGTGACGGCCAGTGTCGACGAGATCAACTTTCTCGGTCCTGTGAAGTTGGGTCAGGTCGTGCATCTTCGAGCAAGCGTCAACCGCGCGTTCACGACTTCGATGGAAGTCGGGGTACGTGTCGAAGTCGAAGACATTCACACGGGTCACCACCGTCACGTCAATACCGGTTACCTGACGTTCGTTGCTATTGACGAGATCGGTCACCCTGTGCCGGTGCCGGAAGTCGTCCCGGTAAGCGCCGAGGAGAAAGCCCGCTACAATGCTGCTTCCGTGCGTCGCCACGACCGCCTTGCTCGTCGCCGCCATATCGCCGAAGAAGAAGCGAAGCTCGCGAAGGCGGCCGCCAAGAAACGCTCGAAGTAA
- the bamD gene encoding outer membrane protein assembly factor BamD yields MKNLLTIALAFIAAALISCGPTKSTETSVGKYSPEKRFADGKAAYGKEDWLLATSIFDEVRLQAPTSEFAAEAAFLEGMSRYKSETYISAAVDFRAVRRNYPNSEFADRAQFMVAECYYGLSPRTELDQTYTGYAITEYQTFLRDCPRASKPLQDSATSRIAELRNKLGAKVLMSAELYIKLIDRKSALKYFERVLDQYYDTPSASEAQLRIAEVQYSRKKSREAMDALDAFDQKYLSSATPAQRERAMKLRQQISLK; encoded by the coding sequence GTGAAGAACCTACTGACGATCGCACTTGCATTCATCGCCGCAGCGCTTATCTCCTGCGGTCCGACGAAATCCACCGAAACATCGGTCGGGAAGTATTCCCCCGAAAAACGGTTCGCCGACGGCAAAGCGGCCTATGGAAAAGAAGACTGGCTGCTCGCGACTTCCATTTTCGATGAAGTCCGGTTGCAGGCGCCGACCTCTGAATTTGCTGCCGAAGCGGCGTTCCTCGAAGGGATGTCGCGCTACAAGAGCGAGACATATATCAGTGCCGCCGTCGATTTTCGTGCGGTGCGGCGCAACTACCCGAATTCCGAATTTGCCGACCGCGCACAGTTCATGGTCGCCGAATGCTACTACGGTCTCTCGCCGCGAACGGAGCTCGACCAGACATACACTGGCTACGCCATTACCGAGTATCAGACGTTTCTTCGCGATTGTCCGAGAGCCTCGAAACCGCTCCAGGATAGTGCCACGTCGCGCATCGCGGAACTCCGAAACAAGCTCGGTGCGAAGGTGCTGATGTCGGCGGAGCTGTATATTAAGTTGATCGACCGGAAGTCTGCATTGAAGTATTTCGAGCGCGTGCTCGATCAATACTACGATACGCCGTCGGCCAGCGAGGCGCAGCTTCGCATCGCGGAGGTGCAGTACTCGCGCAAAAAGTCTCGCGAAGCGATGGATGCACTCGATGCGTTCGATCAGAAGTACCTCTCGTCGGCAACGCCGGCGCAGCGCGAACGCGCGATGAAGCTTCGCCAGCAGATCTCGCTCAAATAA